The sequence GCATATTACGCTTTTAAAATCTACGGTCAGTTTTAACAAACAATTTGCGTGTACGTAAAAATGATCAACCCTTTGTGTGGTTAGCTAAACTGATGAGTAATTAattgatttgaaatgaattatttaCACTTTGTTGAACACTGTATAATAACCCATATTTAAGTAGGCTACCTATCCAAAATGTGTATTGGTCAATCTCCTTTTTAATGAAAACCCAAACCTcaagttcattattattattattattttttctttaatcatgTAATTTATTGAGCAATTGTTTAAAATATGTCACATAAGGATGCTTTGGATGTAATCAGATAATAAATAATCTCCTAAACTCATGTTCTATTTGAAAGGACCATTgttaatcaatattattatttattaattagtttgtcttttttgtagttttatttatttatttgttcaatatTATGCCTGCTAATAAGGTTAATTTTAAattggttttagtttagtttttatttccacTAAATTGAGTGCTTTTccagtttttgtttagtttttttttttttatctaatgttttaattttaaaatagtttccaCTGacacagttttagttaacaataataaacctGCAAAGCACACGAGGTTATAAGTCAATTTGTTCTGACAGCGTACACGAAACCATTTGATATATGACCTGACCTCAGTCTTCTGTTCCTATTCATGTAGAGATGAACCTGCAGAACCTTAACTGACACATGAATATCAATAATTCACACGTTCATTAAAGCAGGAACTACCTATGAAAAGCATGCAGCTGTCTAATTAAACAACAGAATAAAAGATCTCAGAGAATCTGATCGGCTGCTGTCATCAGAAAAAACTCTGTACTCATGCAACATTAACACGGGGTAAATGATAACGCTCTCAAACAATAGAGAACCATGATTTCAACAAGAGACGATGCAGAAATTATGCATCTTATTCAGCACTGAAGGATTCATTATTGAGAGTATTAAAAACGAAgtgtaaaatatactaaaaataaaataaaaagattaaaaatatattctaatttttaactattctaaataaaatgtagacaaataaatatattattttaatttatgatttaaatattgaaaagtaAGAATAAATAggtcaataaattaataaatctgtaaatattttttcttttggctATGCATTGTGAAATGGCTTGGGGTTTTTAGTGAATGTGCCAACTATTAGtgataaatacattatttacagtatttccgTTATCCAAATGCTTTTCTACACGACTAGTGCTTTTTaaaaagctacattaaaaaatgctttagttatttattttatgacatgGTAGCACTTAACCTACATTTTAACACcacaaatgaaataattttaacagaagTGTTTTCTAACACAGCTTACCCTCGTTCTTCCCTCTAGACTTCAACAACGATGACTTCATCTGTAAATCAGATCTGAACCTGGGAAAAACCTTAAATAAACTGACTCGTAACGAGCTGACCGAGGATGAGGTGAGGATGGTGTGTGAGAAGGTGATTGAGGAAGTGATCTGGACAATGATGGACCGTCTGTCTCTGGAGGATTTCCAGCACATGATCATGAGAGCGCCTGACTTCCTCAGGTAACAACTACACACTGTACATGATGCTAAAACGTTTCGTATGGGTTTGTTAAAACCAGTTGGAATGAAAACTGTAAGAAAAGCGATGATTGTTCTGTTCGGTTTGGAACATGGTTATTACAGTAAAGAAACATAATTGGTTACATGAAATAAACActtaactgaaatacaaaaaaaaaaaaaaaaaaaaaaaaaagtatttatatcaCCGCTAAGTGCCATGCAACA is a genomic window of Cyprinus carpio isolate SPL01 chromosome B2, ASM1834038v1, whole genome shotgun sequence containing:
- the LOC122136278 gene encoding calcium and integrin-binding family member 3-like isoform X2; protein product: MGNKQTIFTSQQLDAYQDNPFRQRIAEVFSEDGEGNMTLDDFLDMFSVLSEMAPRDLKAYYAFKIYDFNNDDFICKSDLNLGKTLNKLTRNELTEDEVRMVCEKVIEEVIWTMMDRLSLEDFQHMIMRAPDFLSTFHIRI